Proteins encoded by one window of Uloborus diversus isolate 005 unplaced genomic scaffold, Udiv.v.3.1 scaffold_753, whole genome shotgun sequence:
- the LOC129233866 gene encoding uncharacterized protein LOC129233866: protein MEKPITTLCLWIGFCLVADALRNYPIPRLHYISATGPSMQLLPRNTFIQNIQSLLESPSSVLSQKAENLKQRQTRELMTHRMRNYQQSRIPMLTSPQLQRHIPLRSLMNTKMAAQGSSPGLMRNQQYRPAFSVLGTSIINPALHEIDKAAIENHPIYQQHHPRPTTMLRGPLRLPGKVMTLRPQASLSQVPTASETQINPNVPRIPLQADFALRQNYMKPQVLNSKVQNSFNVPRTSATHPVKQFGVPQQRPNIMELIESASHNKFQPTALNRPGQKNRVVEVYHHIPVAASANTDLRERSPAVVYISKPQLQGLSGLKTMHPEIYLNPSSRLSQSALKLPAELSLGPLMQPYAIPENKRPEIFMNNFKPLLTRPSQYSKEQASVSPFAPSAKMAPSYVSNADSEPVRNSDVYKSNGFRNTLQFNENRPLGNKADDVGAQRYSLGDNNSHSKNPQSEIDLNVDSNDSNLSQKQENFNQDHLESSDSNFHSKISLEDSNDDIPFVTTTESSPKGNITPAKTYLQHYNKNIHDEEETYDEDLEQIREFLSRTLPKQEVQPIPPRSVFNKERTNNYHESIPPVSLSDEFSKKSELTFNSLRKTTKMPNSFGGAPQINKT, encoded by the coding sequence ATGGAGAAACCTATCACAACTCTTTGTTTATGGATAGGTTTCTGCCTAGTTGCAGATGCACTTAGAAACTATCCCATTCCCAGGTTGCATTATATAAGTGCAACGGGGCCTTCAATGCAACTTCTACCAAGGAACACCTTCATACAAAACATACAGTCATTACTTGAATCTCCAAGTAGTGTCCTTTCACAGAAAGCAGAAAATCTGAAGCAGCGTCAAACGCGGGAACTGATGACTCATCGTATGAGAAATTATCAGCAGTCTCGAATACCGATGCTGACGTCTCCGCAACTTCAAAGGCACATACCACTAAGATCCTTGATGAACACCAAAATGGCTGCACAAGGTTCTAGTCCAGGGTTAATGAGAAACCAACAATACCGTCCTGCTTTTTCAGTACTGGGTACTTCAATTATAAATCCAGCTTTACATGAAATCGACAAAGCTGCGATTGAAAACCATCCAATCTATCAGCAACATCATCCAAGGCCGACAACAATGCTTCGAGGTCCACTTCGCCTACCAGGAAAAGTAATGACTCTTAGACCACAAGCTTCCCTTAGTCAAGTACCTACAGCTAGTGAAACGCAGATCAATCCAAACGTTCCAAGGATTCCGTTGCAGGCTGATTTCGCATTGAGGCAAAATTATATGAAACCTCaagttttgaattcaaaggtACAGAACTCTTTTAATGTTCCGAGAACGTCTGCTACTCATCCTGTGAAGCAGTTTGGAGTCCCCCAGCAGCGTCCCAACATTATGGAACTTATTGAGTCAGCTTCACATAACAAGTTTCAACCAACAGCGTTGAACCGTCCTGGGCAAAAAAATAGAGTCGTTGAAGTTTATCATCATATACCAGTAGCGGCAAGTGCAAACACAGATCTGCGCGAGAGATCGCCTGCTGTTGTTTATATATCTAAACCTCAACTTCAAGGGTTAAGTGGATTAAAGACAATGCATCCGGAAATATACTTAAATCCATCATCAAGATTGTCGCAATCAGCCCTCAAATTACCAGCAGAACTAAGTTTGGGGCCTCTTATGCAACCCTATGCCATTCCAGAAAACAAACGGCCTGAGATCTTCATGAATAATTTCAAGCCTTTATTAACGAGACCAAGTCAATACTCAAAGGAACAAGCTTCTGTTTCACCATTCGCGCCTTCAGCTAAAATGGCACCGTCTTATGTATCAAACGCAGATTCTGAACCAGTTCGAAACAGTGATGTTTATAAAAGTAATGGCTTTCGAAATACCCTACAATTTAATGAGAACAGACCACTGGGTAACAAAGCTGACGATGTAGGAGCTCAAAGGTATTCATTGGGTGACAATAACTCGCATTCCAAAAATCCACAATCTGAAATTGACTTGAATGTAGATTCTAATGATAGCAATCTTTCCCAGAAGCAAGAAAATTTTAACCAAGATCATTTGGAAAGCTCTGATTCAAACTTCCATAGTAAAATTTCCCTGGAGGATTCGAATGACGACATACCATTTGTAACAACTACGGAATCATCTCCAAAAGGGAACATCACACCCGCGAAAACATATCTGCAACACTATAACAAAAATATCCATGACGAGGAAGAAACCTACGACGAAGATTTAGAGCAAATAAGAGAATTTTTATCCCGAACGCTACCGAAGCAAGAAGTACAGCCAATTCCACCTAGAAGTGTATTTAATAAGGAAAGGACCAATAACTATCATGAATCTATTCCTCCAGTATCTTTGAGCGACGAGTTTTCCAAAAAATCAGAATTAACTTTTAATAGCTtgcgaaaaacaacaaaaatgccAAACAGCTTTGGCGGAGCTCCTCAAATCAATAAAACG